In Gorilla gorilla gorilla isolate KB3781 chromosome 16, NHGRI_mGorGor1-v2.1_pri, whole genome shotgun sequence, the genomic window GGGGATACGACAGGCACTAACAGCCCTATTATAGATTAGGGATGTTAAAAGACCTTCCCCAGATCACAAAGAGCATTAGAGGCACAGACAAGCCTAGAGGGAGGCAGACTTCTGGACTTCAAACCGATGCTTCTTTCTTTCATCAGTTACAAAAGCTTTCTCTTCACGGAAGCACCACACATCAGCCCTCCAGCTCCTGTGAAGGTCTCAGTGCCCTGGGTGGGCCCCAGGCTCCCATCTCCTCCCACTATCCGCTGTGCTACCCACCTGGAAGAGCTCCTGAACTTGAGCATCCACCCATTGCTCCATCTCCAGCCAGCGCTGGAGCTGGCCCCGGTCATACTTCACTGTCAGGCGGCTGGGTCTCCGGGACCTGGGTATCTTGGAGGAGTCCGGGTGGGACTTGGACTCTGAGTCTGTGGATGATGTCCTTCTCCTCCCAGAAGCCCAGTGGACCTTCTTACATGGGTTCTCCCCGTCTGGGCTGGGAGATGTGCAGGAAGCAGGGCTTGAAGACAGCATGGAAGGATTGGTCTGGGCAAGGAACTGGGAAAAACCGCCAGTTCAGAGCAGAGCCACAGAGGGAAGTGAGGAGACAGAGAACAGAAGAGGCCAGCAGAGAAGAAATGAAGGCAGGAGGAGGGCCAAGGCTCCCAGGGAGGGGCAAGGGTAAAGATCAATAGGACTTTGGTGCTGGGAATGCCAGTCTCCTGGCTCCTCACTGCCAGCCAGTGAGTGGCACTCCAGAgccatgccccagcctccctttcTGCAGCTTCTAGGGCCCAAAGTGGCATAAACTGCAGATGAGCAAAGGTCAAGAGCCTGCCATgcccagggaggaggaaggggcgcTGGGGTCCTGAAGGGTACAGGG contains:
- the PPP1R14D gene encoding protein phosphatase 1 regulatory subunit 14D isoform X1, with translation MLSSSPASCTSPSPDGENPCKKVHWASGRRRTSSTDSESKSHPDSSKIPRSRRPSRLTVKYDRGQLQRWLEMEQWVDAQVQELFQDQATPSEPEIDLEALMDLSTEEQKTQLEAILGNCPRPTEAFISELLSQLKKLRRLSRPQK